One region of Gloeocapsopsis sp. IPPAS B-1203 genomic DNA includes:
- a CDS encoding BrnT family toxin, whose product MNGTTKKLKKHGVSFDEAATIFYDPLYLEDYDEAHSDQEDRFKIIGMSSNGRLLVAAYSQRVDRIGIISSRLATKNERQIYESQA is encoded by the coding sequence TTGAATGGGACAACCAAAAAGCTCAAAAAGCATGGGGTTTCTTTTGATGAGGCAGCAACTATTTTTTACGATCCACTCTATTTAGAGGATTATGATGAAGCGCACTCTGACCAAGAGGATCGGTTTAAGATTATTGGTATGTCAAGCAATGGACGCTTGCTAGTTGCCGCCTATAGTCAGCGAGTTGATAGGATAGGGATCATTAGTTCCAGACTAGCGACTAAAAATGAA